The genomic window CGGCCTCGCCAAGCCCGAGATCCCCGACGACGTGCTGCTGGCCATGATGATGGGCGGCGGGCGCGGCGAGCGGCGGCGGCTGTTCCCCGAGCTGTCTCACCGGCTCGAGGACGCGATCACCTTCATGGCCAACGTGATGGTGGTCGAGATCTTCGCCGAAGACGTGTTCGAGTGGGCCAAGCGGCTGCTCGGGGACCCGGAAGTCTCGGCCGATCCGGTCGGCGCGCCGGCGCTGGTGGCGCACATCCAGGCCGACGAGAAGCCGCACGTGGAGTATCTCCGCAGCGCGCTCTCCGAGCTGCGCGCGCGCACGCTGCGCACGCACGACGGCAAGGGCCAGCTGCCCGGCCAGCGCGTGGTCGACGGCATCCTGCAGGTGCAGCTGCGCCAGATGGCCACCACGCGTCCCGTGCGCGAGCGCGCCGACGTGCAAGGGGCGATCCGGCTTGCGCTCGAAGACACGCCGCGCGCGGCGGCGCTGGCCAGCCGCTTCGAGTCACTCGACTCGGGCTGGACCTTCCCCGCGCGCGACGACGAACGGCTCGAGCTGTTGCAGCCTTGATGCGCAGAGCCCGCACGCTGCGCGCGGCGCGCATCGGCTGGACGGCGCTGTGCGTCTGGCTGCGCGAGAAGATCCCCACCTGGTGGGATCGCCTGCTCGGCCGCGACCCCGCGCAGCGCGACTTCTCGCGCATCCACCAGCGCAACGCCGACCAGATCTACCGCACCGCGACGCGCCTGCGCGGCCTGTTGCTCAAGGTGTGTCAGGTGGTGGGCACGCGCTCCGATGTGTTCCCGCCCGAGTACGTGCGCACGCTGCAGCGCGCGCAGGACCGCGTGCCGCCGCGCGCGTTCGAAGTGATTCGCGCCGTGGTCGAGGCCGAGCTCGGCAAGCCCCTCGACGCCGTGTTCTCGTCCTTCGAGCCCACGCCGCTCGCGTCGGCGTCGCTGGCGCAGGTGCACCGCGCGCGGCTCCACGACGGGCGCGAGGTCGCGGTCAAGGTGCAGTACCCCGACATCGACCAGATCGTGCGCACTGATCTCGCGGCGCTGCGCCGCATCTGCATCCTGTACGAGCGCTTCGACCCGCAGCCGCTCGCGCTCCTGCCGCTGCTCGACGAGCTGCAGACTCACCTGGCGCTCGAGCTCGACTTCCGGCGCGAGACCGCGAACGCCGAGCGCATCCGCGCGCTGTTCGCGAAAGACCCGCAGGTGATCGTGCCCGAGATCGACTACGCGCACTCGAGCCGGCGCGTGATCACCATGCAGCTCGTGTCGGGCATCAAGGCCAACGACCGCGCCGGGCTCGAGGCCGCGGGCATCGACCCGCTCGAGGTCGTGCAGGGACTCACTTCGCTGTGGAACCAGATGATCAT from Myxococcota bacterium includes these protein-coding regions:
- a CDS encoding AarF/UbiB family protein, which encodes MRRARTLRAARIGWTALCVWLREKIPTWWDRLLGRDPAQRDFSRIHQRNADQIYRTATRLRGLLLKVCQVVGTRSDVFPPEYVRTLQRAQDRVPPRAFEVIRAVVEAELGKPLDAVFSSFEPTPLASASLAQVHRARLHDGREVAVKVQYPDIDQIVRTDLAALRRICILYERFDPQPLALLPLLDELQTHLALELDFRRETANAERIRALFAKDPQVIVPEIDYAHSSRRVITMQLVSGIKANDRAGLEAAGIDPLEVVQGLTSLWNQMIMGLGFFHADPHPGNVLVQPGPRFVILDFGLAKQLPKGFGLGLFELMFSMMTENESAMVRAFQELGFRTKTGDPESYKIIARQMMSSARRGDVRGELTEEMTDELMESIRKDPIVEVP